In the genome of Carya illinoinensis cultivar Pawnee chromosome 13, C.illinoinensisPawnee_v1, whole genome shotgun sequence, the window TGGCCCAAGTTCGGCGACGCGGTGCACGAGGACGTCGGTAGCCGCCTCACTATGGTTTCGACCGAGGAGATCCTACTCGAACGCCCGAGGGCTCCTGGTTCATCTCTCTCCTTCCcttcccccttctctctcttcttttcgcTCTCTCATAGATACTGTCACACACGCACACAACACGTGTGCACTTTTGTTTGCAAGCGGTTTTATATGCTCTGGTCTGTCTCGATTATTTGCTCTAGGATGGTTGTGATGAAACTGTTTAGATTTAGACCTGATGGAATACCCGTAGTATTGGTTTGTGTAGGAAGACAATTGTCTAATTAGGGAAGATTTTTGTGGTGACTTTAGAGGCTTGCAATTTCGAGTTCTAACCTACAATACACTAAGTTAGGAATTTCCATTTGAGCAAATccctaaaaaaaaactatactaaatactaataatttAGGGAATTGCTTCGATAAAAATTTCATGATATCCTCAGTatgattttaattaaatatttagttttcttttctggGAAGAAAACACGCGGAATGCTGGCAAAGGTGCCCAATAACCATTTGTTCCCTCACGTATTGTGAAAATTCACATATTATCGGCTGAATGAAACTGGGAAATCTATACTATTTATTAGAAACTGATACCCCGTAAGGGcaataaatgaaataagaaaCTTCAGTTTATTATCTCATAGGTTTTAAGATATTATTTCACTTGGCCAATGGTTACTTCTTTTGAATATCCAATATGTTTTGATCCCTTTTCGAATTTGACTGCTTAAGGGCTTAAGTTTTATATTATCATTGTgcgtgtgtttttgtttgattatttgattatattttattttttgtggtcAAGATAATAGGGTGGTCGCGTTCCTTGTAGTCAATGACATACAACTAGTAGCTTGTAggtattttattttcacaaacttGTAAGACACAATTACTGATATTTGGTAgagaaaagtaatattttttgtgttaGCGTTTGATAGAACAAGGGCTTGGAACTAGAAATAGGATTACAGGGCTGTTGTGATGATTATGAGAGCTGTTGTTTAGAGGAAAAATAGTTAGTGATGACAAAGAAATTATAGTAGAGCTTGTTAGAGAATAAGGAAGATAGATGACACTGGAaagttcaattaattcaactttaaTTCATTCTAGTACCTGGCTGGTAAGGATCATTCTGGAGAAAAGATGCCTGGGTGTTTTTCGGAACAGAGCAAAGAAAGGGTGGTGCCCTTCCACCCCCACTTTTATGTTCTGTTCAAAGGTGGACATGACGTagaatccccccccccccccaaaaaaaaattaattactcAAAAAGAGTTTTTGTTTGTACCTTTTAATTTAGAAAAGGcactaataaaaaattgtaaaaggcaaaacaaaagagaaggaaataaatattttattcctaAGTTTCTTTCATCTCCATCTCAAATTTCAAAAGTTTCTACCTTTTGGAATTCCTTAAGATTTCCTCAACCTTTGCACTCAATTGGATATGGCTCAGCCCCAATCACTTTTCGTTTATTGTGTTCAACAGCCTTGCCATTTTGCTTAGAATTAAAAAGGTTAGTGATTCTTATAGTTATGGCACTATTTCTGCAGGAGGTGTACATTCAACATATAATATGATTTTACTAGTATACCGATTACACCAGCTAGTTTGTTGTATGCCGAATTTACGCTTCAAAATGTGTAACCTACCTGCTTTGGACACAACATGAAGTGTGTATGAATTAACTATCTTATTAACCTAGGAATTTATTTCCATTTGTCATATTAGTATATAGGTTTTACTTTGTTACTTTGTAAGCTTCTTATATCTCGTCATCTTTTTATTCTATCCTAACtatttggataatggtttggTCAAGTCAGCTGACCACTTTGAAACTGCTAACAGGTAGCAAACCAGAAGAACCGAAAGCTGGAGGAGACTCATTGGCTCAACTTGGTAAAGGAGGTGCCGTCCTCATGGTCTGCAGGACTTGTGGTAAGAAGGGTGACCACTGGACTTCACGATGCCCTTACAAGGATCTCGCTCAACCAGCTGAGGGATTCGTTGATAAGCCTCCTGTATCAGAATCCACAACCGCTGCTGCTGGGGCAACCAAGGGAACATATGTTCCTCCAAGCCAGAGAGCAGGGGCAGAGAGAACAGGATCTGATATGAGACGCAGAAATGATGAAAACTCTGTTCGGGTAACTAACCTCTCAGAGGACACAAGGGAGCCCGACTTGCTTGAGCTCTTCCGGCCTTTTGGTGCTGTAAGCCGTGTTTATGTTGCTGTTGATCAGAAAACTGGTATGAGCAGAGGATTTGGTTTTGTTAACTTTGTGAACAGAGAAGATGCTCAGAGAGCCATCAACAAACTCAATGGATATGGTTATGACAATTTAATCCTTAGAGTCGAATGGGCCACCCCAAGAGCAAATTAAAGGACTGcggtaactctctctctctctctctctctctctctctctctctctctctcactctcaactACTATTGAGGATTTGCCTAGCTTTTCATAAGACATTTGACATGTTTTTGGTCCTTGGCAATTTCTGCTAAGATGTTTTACGTTTAATTAACGTTTGTCAAGATTTGTTGTGCCTTTTTGTATTTCAAACGATAATTGATAAGCTATCTATATCTACATGGGCTGTGGGTGCTATTTTACTCGAGACTTGCTTACTGGATGATATAACATTAGTAGTATCAAGTGCGAAAAAGGCCCTGAAGGTGATCTTCTAAATACTTTTGGCATTAGACCAAAAGAGGAATGCTATTCCATACCAAAAAAGGAATGCTCTTCCATACAATATCAAAATTCCAGCAGTACATGCAAgggaaacaatttttttttttggctgaatCCAAGGGAAACACAGCTGATAGTATGCCTTTACCTtctagaaattcatttttttgatTGGAAAACTCTGTTTTGTAAACTAGGgaataaagaaaataacaaataaaattagagagaaTCTAGTCCCGATGCATGTTGTATTGGATGCTTTGTTTAgagtttaatttcattgtctccCAAGTTTCAATATGTATtagaatttaatttgtaagttcTGGTTTTTGTTAATATTCTTAGAGTGGCTCTACAGCCACCAACTGGGGACGACAAGtggaaaaaagtttttatttttgtttttttttccatgtatttttaaaatgctcttaaatatttttataaaaaaattcacaatattaataaaaaaatacttacttaatcaccaagtaaaaaaaaaaaaaacaaaaaacaaattcatATGTCGATAGAAATGCCCGGGACCATTATCAGGATCCCAAGCACTTCTCATGTTCTTATTATTGGTGCACTCGAATGAAGATCTTCAACTcactagaaaatgaaaataacaactaaatagaaaaggaaaaaataacaataaaagaaaaaaagtgttTATAAGCTTGagttcagagatgagatgatgtgttttaaatgaaagaagagaaattgataaaatattgttataatattattttttaatattattattattttaaaatgtaaaaaagttgaattatttattatattttatgtagaaatttagaaaagttgtaattataaaatgagatgagatgatgtactttttgaattcaaacaaggcttaaatatatttcttcaaataaatattgaataaaaaaagttgcaatttttttttttttttaatgaagttaacattttaatttatatatgaataaagctTGTATGCTACCCATAGGTGACCATTATAGTGTATTGCtaggtaaattttttattttttttatttagtaattaaaatagtgattttaaatgtattaatgtatttttttatttttaaaaatatttaaatatatctaaaataaataaagagaaaaataaataaaataaaataaaagttgcaAAAGCAATAGTGGTATAAATGAGCGGTAGCGTATTAATCGGAAAGTTACATTGATTAATCGGAGTATTAATCGGTAGCACCACTCTAATCAGTATTAACATCATAGGAAAGTTACATTGATTACACTTTTATTCCAATCGGCGTGTTAACCTACTGCACAAGGCTCATCTGGGGTGGCTACATCCAACCCGTGATCATCCTGCCTCAGCCTAAGTTCACACGTGCCATATTtttcacttaaataaaaattttattcaagtaaaaaaatattaatataattaattatatattaaaaaaattaatataaataattacatcaataaaatgtatacaaaaatatataaaagtgattgtagGAAAATTTCTTTACTTGAAGTCTTGAAGAAATGCAAATGCATGGATGATCATGTATGGGTTGTGCTGTCTTTTCTCTCTTCGAGGCTCAATCACACGTTC includes:
- the LOC122292427 gene encoding eukaryotic translation initiation factor 3 subunit G-A-like; the protein is MAAAQQTKLRWGELEEDDGEDLDFLLPPRQVIGPDENGIKKVIEYRFNDDGNKVKITTTSRTRKLANARLSKRAIERRSWPKFGDAVHEDVGSRLTMVSTEEILLERPRAPGSKPEEPKAGGDSLAQLGKGGAVLMVCRTCGKKGDHWTSRCPYKDLAQPAEGFVDKPPVSESTTAAAGATKGTYVPPSQRAGAERTGSDMRRRNDENSVRVTNLSEDTREPDLLELFRPFGAVSRVYVAVDQKTGMSRGFGFVNFVNREDAQRAINKLNGYGYDNLILRVEWATPRAN